The sequence GTTGCCGACGCAGCGCACCGCGCTGGTGGAGATCAGCCGCTGGTCCATGACCTTGATGCCCTTGGCGCCGCCGTGCCACAGGGCGTTCACCACGGCCTGCAGGTCCTGCTGGTGGATGACCAGGTCGTTGGGCTGCGGCTGCGGCACGCCGGGGATCTTGGCGGTGGCGTTCGGCGGGGCGTCGGTCAGGGTGACCGTTACGCCCTGGCCCTTCAGCGGCTTGGTGCCGGCGTTCTTCTCCAGCGCCTTGACCTTGGCTTCCTCTGCCTTGGAGCTGCCGTTGTCGCGCCGTGCGAGGGCGTCGACCTCCGCGCGCAGGGTGGCGTTGCGGTCGTCCTGGGCGCCGTTCTTGTGGCTGCGCTCCTGGATGAGGTCGGAGAGCCGCAGCATCGAGTCGTCCGAGCGCAGATTCGTGCCGCGGGCGGTGTCGAAGCTCAGCCAGAACAGCAGTCCGGCGAGCGCGAACACCAGCAGGGTGAGAAACCGCACGGGCCGCAGGCGGGAGCGAGGGGGGCGGTGGGGGGAGTCAGCGGAATTGCTCAACGTACCCTTACTCCTTACGGCGCCGCGGAAGCACTACGCTAACGGACGCCCGGGAAAAGGAATCCGCTCCCCACCGCGTCCGTGCCCCGGCGCACCCCTCGTACCCTCCCCCGCGGATGGGGGCACCGCCCTGGCGCCCAGCAGAGAGCGGGGGAGCAGCGCATCGACAGGAGAGTTCCTCGTGCCGAAGTCACGGATCCGCAAGAAGAAGGACGATTTCACGCCGCCGCCGGCGAAGACCACCAACCTGAAGATGAACTCAGGGCGCGGTTGGGTGGCGCCACTGATGCTGGCGATGTTCCTCATCGGGCTGGTGTGGATCGTGATGTTCTACGTGTCCGAGGGCGATCTGCCGATCGCCGCCATGGGCAACTGGAACATCGTGTGCGGCTTCGGTTTCATCGCGGTGGGCTTCGGCGTATCCACGCAGTGGAAGTAGCGCAAGCCCTGCCCAAGGCCATCCACACGGTTATCCACAGCCGGGGAAAACTTCAGAAGATCTGTGGATAACCCTCCGGAGGTTGACGCCGGTGTGATCGGCGGCACCCTCCCCCGGTCTGCGTCTCCCCGCATCCTTACTGGGGAAACGCAGGTCAGGCGGGCCGGAATACGGGTTTCGCACAGCATGCACAAGATCGGCCACGCACTGTGGACAACGTGACGGGGCGGGCGCTTCAGCCCAGCAGCTGAAGGGTCCGTACCCACACCACCGCGACGATCACGAGCAGGGCGGCCACACAGGTCGCGGTGTGCACCAGGGTCCGGCGGTTCCGCGGCGCATGCACCATCCCGAACGCCACCGCGGCACCCACCACCAGGCCGCCGACATGGGCCTGCCAGGCGATGTTCGGCCAGAGGAACGTGAAGACCAGGTTGAGGCCGAGCAGGATCAGCACCGGCTTCATGTCGTAATTCAGCCGCCGCAGCAGTACCGCGGTCGCACCGAGCAGCCCGAAGATCGCGCCGGACGCACCCAGCGAGGGCTGGTTCTGCGCGGCGAGGAGATACGACAGGGCGCTGCCGCCCAGGCCGGCGAGCAGATAGAGCGCGGTGAACCGCAGCCGCCCGAGGGCCGCCTCCAGCGGGGGCCCCAGCCACCACAGCGAGAGCATGTTGAACGCGATGTGGGCGATCTGCTGGTGCAGGAACATCGCGGTCAGCAGGCGGTACCACTGGCCCTCCGCGACTCCGACCAGCTGGAACTGCCCCGGGTCGGCGGCGAGCCCCACCAGGTCGAGACTGCCGACCAGCGAGCCGTTCGCGTAGACGGCGAGGAAGACCGCGACGTTCAGGCCCAGCAGGATCTTGGTGATCAGGCGCGGATCGGCCGCGATGGTGCTGCCGGAGAGGGTGCGCGGAGCCGTGGCGCCCGGCGGGTGGCCGGTGCCGCTGCCGCCGCGGACACAGGCCGGGCACTGGAAGCCGACCGAGGCACTGACCATGCACTCCGGGCATATCGGCTGGTCACAGCGGGTGCAGCGGACGCCGGTCGGGCGGTCGGGGTGGCGGGAGCAGCCGGGCAGGCCGCCGTCGCCCTGCGCGTCCTGCGGCGTGTGCGGGCTGCCTGGCACCTGGGTCATCCGTCCCTCGTCCTCTTCTGCGTCCGGGCGCATCCGCGCTTCACCCCGCCCGGACCCGTCCCGGACGAGCCGCGCGCCCCGCCTGATGTACGACCGGGCGGGGCGCAATGGTTCCCCGGAACCGGCCGGGGCGCACGACGCGGCTCAGCGGGTCTCGACGACCACCGACTCGATGACGACGTCCTTGACGGGACGGTCGGTGCTCGGGTTGGTCTGGGTGCCGGCGATGGCGTCGACGACCTTCTTGCCCGCCTCGTTGCTGACCTCACCGAAGATGGTGTGCTTGCCGGTCAGCCACGCCGTCGAGCCGACGGTGATGAAGAACTGCGAGCCGTTGGTGCCCGGACCGGCGTTGGCCATGGCCAGCAGGTACGGCTTGTTGAAGGCCAGGTCGGGGTGGAACTCGTCCCCGAACTCGTAACCGGGGCCACCGGTGCCGTTGCCCAGCGGGTCGCCGCCCTGGATCATGAAACCGCTGATCACCCGGTGGAAGACGGTGCCGTCGTACAGCCGGTCCGTGGACTTCTTGCCGGTCGCCGGGTGGGTCCACTCCCGCTCGCCCTTGGCGAGTTCGACGAAGTTCTTGACCGTTTTGGGGGCATGGTTCGGCAGGAGCCGAATCTCGATGTCGCCCTGGTTGGTCTTCAGGGTGGCGTAGAGCTGCTCAGCCACGATCTACCTTCCATAAGTCTTCGCTGACGGTTCCCGATCCTCCCATGGACCGGCCCTCCCAGGGCTGGAGCGCGGCCGCTCACCGCGCTGCGCGCCGCGGTGCGCCACCGCCCGGGCGCGGCCCCTCCAACGGCCCCCTCGCCGCACCGTGCGTGCCGTCCGGCCGTCGCCGCTGACGCTCTTCGTGCGGATTTCCTGCGCCCGGCGGGGAAATTCGTGGCATTGTCGTCCACAAGGCTCCGGAAGGTCTGCAATGACCCGGATGCCCGCTCGCACATGCCGTACGACGCATGAGCGGGCATGATCTTCAAACGGGTGGACAGGCGATACAGCAGACACGGGGGACCAGCCCCCAAGCCCCGGATACGCCACCGAGGAGGAGGATCCCGTGACCCGCAAGGACAGCGTGCGCGCCGCGACCGGTACGGCCAAGGACAGCGTGCGGCACGCCGCGGAGGTGGTAGCTCCTTATGCCGGTACGGCCAAGGACGCCGCCGTGCACTTCGCTCACGAGGCCCGGACGCGAGCGGCTCCCAAGGTGGCCGAGGCCGCCCACCAGGCACGTACGCAGTACGACGCCCATCTGCACCCGCGTATCGAGCACGCCCGTGGCACCCTGCCGCCCAAGGTGGACGCGGCGGCCACCCGGGCGGCCTGCCGGACCCGCAAGGCGGCCCGCCAGGCGGCCGATTACACCGCGCCGCGGCTGGAGAACGCCGTGACCCACGCGCGTGCCGCGGCCGAACCGGTGCGCGACGAAGCCCTCGCCCGTGGCACCGCCGCGCTCGCCGCCCTCCGCGGCCAGGTGACGGCCGCCGAGATCGCCAAGCTCCAGAAGAAGCACAGCCGGCGGGCCAAGTGCGGCAAGCTCGCCAAGCGCCTGACCGTGCTGGGCATCCTGGCCGGCGGCGCGGTCGCCGCCTGGAAGTGGTGGGACAAGCAGGCCAACCCGGACTGGCTGGTCGAGCCGCCGGCCCCCACCGAGGTCAGCGACCGCGAACGGCTGAGCTCGGTCGACGGCAGCGAGGGCTCCTCGCTCGACCCGGAGATCCAGGCCAAGCAGGCCGAGGCCGACGAACACGGCGGCGGCGACACGGCCTGACCCACCGGTCCTCACCACCGGCCTGCCCTGACCCACCGGCCCGGCCACCCCGGCCCGACCACCCCGGCCACGGGCACCTCACCGGGCCGTGTCCTGCCCCGTACGAGGCGGCGGACACGGCCCGTTGGCGTACGGCCCGTTCGCGTACACCGTGCAGGAGCCCCGGCCCGGCCCCGGCCGTCAGGTCAGGTCGCGCATCCGCCGGATGGGGCTGCTCCACAAGGCCAGCGGCGCCAGGAAGGCCAGCGCGCACATCACCCAGACGGCGCCTCGGTTGCCCAGTGCGGTGGCCGCCGCGCCGGCGACCAGGGCGCCGACCGGGATGGCTCCCCAGGAGATGAAGCGCACGGTGGCCATGACACGGGGCAGCAGTTCGATGGGGGTCACCGTCTGCCGGTGGGTACGGGTCAGGATGCTCATGATCACTGCCGCGGCCCCGAAGCCCATGCTGCCCAGGGCGAAGAGGAGCAGCCCCCATCCCGTCTGCGCCAGCGGCATCAGCAGGGCGCACGCCGCCCCGGCGAACGTGCCGCAGACCAGGGTGCGGGCACTGCCGAGCCGGTTCGCGAGGCGGGTGGTGAGCGTCGCCCCGATCAGGCTGCCCAGGCCCTCGGCGGCTATCAGCAGGCCGACGAGGCTCGCGGGGGCGTGCAGGGTCCGCATGAGGAAGACGGGTGTGAGCGCCATGAGGCCGCCGAGGATGAAGTTGGTCAGGGTCGCGGCCGCCGCACAGGGACGGATCACCGTGTGGTGGGCCACGAAACGCCAGCCCTCCTTGATCAGCGCCACGGTCGACTCGCGCTCCGCCGGCGCCTCCGGAGGGGCGGCCCTGGGCAGGCTCCACAACAGAAGGGCCGAGACCAGGTAGCTGACGGCGTCGACGACGAGGCTCAGGGCCGCGCCGCAGAACTGCACGAGCACGCCGCCGAGCGAGGGGCCACCGAGCTGGGTCGCCGAAGTGGAGGCGGAGGAGAGGGAGTTACGCGCGGTCAGCTCGTCCTTGCTGACGATGGTGGGGAGGAACGTCGAGTTGCCGACGTCGAAGACCACCGTCGCCAGGCCGATGACCAGCGCGACGACCACGAGCTGTGCCAGGTGCAGGACGCCCAGCGCGTAGGCCACCGGCACCGAGACGATGGCGGCCGCCCGCAGGAGGTCCATCACCACCTGGGTGCCGCGCAGCGGGAGGCGCTGCACGATGACGCCGGCCGGCAGGCCGATCGCGATCCAGGCGGCGTACTGGGCGGCCGGCAGCAGGCTCACCTCGAACGCCGAGGCCTGCAGCGCCCCCACGGCCAGCAGCGGCAGGGCGACGGTGGTGACCGCGTCACCGGCCTGGCTGACCGTGGACGCGGTCCAGTAGCGCCAGAAGACGGAAAGGCCCCTGCGGCGGGGGGCGGGCGCCACGGTGGAAGCGGACCGGGCCGCCTCGTCCGTCGCGGCGTCCGTCCCGGCGTCCTCGTGCTGCGCCGTCATCGGATACCCGCTTCCGTGGCGGGGGCCTTGCGGCGCGGTTCGCCGGCCTCGTTCGCGCTCATTCCTTCTGCCTCCTGAGGGGGAACGTCCGTGATCTGCTGAACGGGACGGACTGCTGACGGGCTAACGGGCTAGGGCTAGGGGCTGACGGGACCAGCGTTCGGTCTCGCCGAAGAAGTCGGGGATCTCCCCTGCTGAAGAGGATTCCTTCGCGGAGGTGTACACATGCATGCCGACCGCGAGATCGAGAACCCCGAGGCCGAAGGGCGAGAAGATCCTGGGCCTGTCGTGGCCGAGGCGCACCTCGCCGGTCGGCACACCGGCGAGCGTGCCGTCAGACCAGGCCCGCTGACGCGAAGGCCTCCTCGGCTCCGGGCATCTCCAGCACGCCCACCGATTCGAAGAGCCGGACGGTGTGCCGGGCCGAGTGGCGGATCTGCTCGCGGACCTGCCCGGGCGCGAACGCATCGGCGACGACCTGCTCCACACCGTCCTTGTCCAGACCCGCGAGGCGCAGCGAGTCGCGCACCGGCGCCAGGTCCGGGGCCAGGCTGCGCAGGACCAGTTCCGGCAGACAGCGGGCGGAGCGCTCGCGCAGCCCCGGGTCCAGGTCGGTCCACAACTCCTTGAAGAACCCGGAGAAGCAGGCGTGGTGCCTGCCCTCGTCCTCGGCGTGATCGCGCACCACGTCCCGCACGGTGGTCACGACCCGGGGGTCCTTGGGGACGTCCTTGAGGATGGAGGTGACCAGCGTTTCGAAGACGACGACCTGCAGCAGCTGGGTCAGCAGCGGCTCGCCCGGCATGACCTGTGCGCCGATGCCGTCCAGTTGGCTCAGGAAGGGGCTGAAGTCATAGGCGGGCACGTCGATGCCGGTGGCGCCGCGCACCTGGTCGATGATGTCGAGGCTGTACAGGGCGTGGTACGCCTCGTCGCAGTAGATCTTGTATGCGTCCAGCCGCATCCCGGTCGTCACCCCCAGGCCCGAGGTGCCGTTGGCGATGCGCTCGGTGGCACGGTTCACCACGCTCGTCTCGAAGTGCATGGTGAAGTGGAGGTACTGGTAGAGGTGCCGGGCGACGATGCGGAAGCGCTCGTCGGGCCCCAGTGCCCGCACCAGCGGATGGTCCACGTACGGGATCATCGCCTCCGGGAAGAGCGTCTTTCCCGATTCCAGGTCCTGGCCGATGACGCGCCGCGGGTCTCTTCGGACCCCTGCCTTCTCGTACCACTGGTTCAGCGGGGACTTCATGGACATTCCTCTCGTGCCTGTCAGGTCGTTCCTGTCCTGTCAGGTCGTTCCTGTCCTGTCAGGTCGTTCCTGTCCTGTCAGGTCGTTCCTGTCCTGTCAGGTCGTTCCTGTCAGGGGTGGTGCCGCGCCGGGCGGGGGCAGCAGGCCCGGGGCTGCTGCGGTACTAGGCCACGGCCGAGACCACCAGCCAGGTGCCGATGGCGCACAGGGCCCCGCCGCCCACGGTCTCCAGCACGCGGCGCCAGCCGTCCCGCTTGAAGATGTTTCCGAGCCGCAGCACCAACAGGGCATAGCCGCACAGGCACAGGAAGCTGAGGGCGACGTGGATACCGGCCAGGGTGAGGGAGACGGGCAGGGAACCGTTTCCGGCCGGGATGAACTGCGGCAGGAACGAGGTGTAGAAGACGCCGACCTTGGGGTTGCCCAGGCTGGTGACCGCCCCTTGACGCCAGTTCAGCTGGGTGGGTGTGTCCACGTCGCCGAGCGGTCTGCGGGCTGCGAGGAGGGCACGGATGCCCAGGAAGACCAGGTAGGCGGCCCCGGCGATCTTGATGGCGGTGAAGAGGGCGGGCGAGGCGGCCAGCACGGCCGAGAGCCCCGCCACCGAGGCCACCGCCCAGGCGACCAGCCCGGTGCACACCCCCGCGGCGGTCTGCACGGCGGCCCTGGCGCCGCCGTGCAGTGCGTTTCTGATGACCACCAGAGTGTCCGCGCCGGGGGACACCACGATCAGCCCGGCGACGGCGATGTATCCGATGAAGTTGGTCATCTGGGGCGTTTTTCCTGTTCTCTGCGCTCTGTTCTCTGTGTTCTGTGCTCAGGTGCTGTGGTGCTCGGGGCGGCCGGCGCCGGGCGGCAGGCCTCGCGCCGGGCGGCCGGCGCCGGTCAGAGCCGGCCGGCCAGCCATTCCAGCGTGGACATGGCGCTGGTGAGCTTCATCCGGGCCTGTCCCCAGGCCACGGACCGGTCGCCGTCGAGCACGCTGCCGGCCACCTCCTCGCCGCGGTGGGCGGGCAGGTCGTGCAGGAACCGGGCCTGCGGCCAGCGGTCCATCAGGGCGTCGTCGACGTAGAACGGCAGGAATTTCTCCCGCCAG is a genomic window of Streptomyces sp. Edi2 containing:
- a CDS encoding rhomboid family intramembrane serine protease, producing the protein MTQVPGSPHTPQDAQGDGGLPGCSRHPDRPTGVRCTRCDQPICPECMVSASVGFQCPACVRGGSGTGHPPGATAPRTLSGSTIAADPRLITKILLGLNVAVFLAVYANGSLVGSLDLVGLAADPGQFQLVGVAEGQWYRLLTAMFLHQQIAHIAFNMLSLWWLGPPLEAALGRLRFTALYLLAGLGGSALSYLLAAQNQPSLGASGAIFGLLGATAVLLRRLNYDMKPVLILLGLNLVFTFLWPNIAWQAHVGGLVVGAAVAFGMVHAPRNRRTLVHTATCVAALLVIVAVVWVRTLQLLG
- the crgA gene encoding cell division protein CrgA, whose amino-acid sequence is MPKSRIRKKKDDFTPPPAKTTNLKMNSGRGWVAPLMLAMFLIGLVWIVMFYVSEGDLPIAAMGNWNIVCGFGFIAVGFGVSTQWK
- a CDS encoding diiron oxygenase codes for the protein MKSPLNQWYEKAGVRRDPRRVIGQDLESGKTLFPEAMIPYVDHPLVRALGPDERFRIVARHLYQYLHFTMHFETSVVNRATERIANGTSGLGVTTGMRLDAYKIYCDEAYHALYSLDIIDQVRGATGIDVPAYDFSPFLSQLDGIGAQVMPGEPLLTQLLQVVVFETLVTSILKDVPKDPRVVTTVRDVVRDHAEDEGRHHACFSGFFKELWTDLDPGLRERSARCLPELVLRSLAPDLAPVRDSLRLAGLDKDGVEQVVADAFAPGQVREQIRHSARHTVRLFESVGVLEMPGAEEAFASAGLV
- a CDS encoding peptidylprolyl isomerase, which codes for MAEQLYATLKTNQGDIEIRLLPNHAPKTVKNFVELAKGEREWTHPATGKKSTDRLYDGTVFHRVISGFMIQGGDPLGNGTGGPGYEFGDEFHPDLAFNKPYLLAMANAGPGTNGSQFFITVGSTAWLTGKHTIFGEVSNEAGKKVVDAIAGTQTNPSTDRPVKDVVIESVVVETR
- a CDS encoding DUF5324 family protein — encoded protein: MTRKDSVRAATGTAKDSVRHAAEVVAPYAGTAKDAAVHFAHEARTRAAPKVAEAAHQARTQYDAHLHPRIEHARGTLPPKVDAAATRAACRTRKAARQAADYTAPRLENAVTHARAAAEPVRDEALARGTAALAALRGQVTAAEIAKLQKKHSRRAKCGKLAKRLTVLGILAGGAVAAWKWWDKQANPDWLVEPPAPTEVSDRERLSSVDGSEGSSLDPEIQAKQAEADEHGGGDTA
- a CDS encoding DUF881 domain-containing protein is translated as MSNSADSPHRPPRSRLRPVRFLTLLVFALAGLLFWLSFDTARGTNLRSDDSMLRLSDLIQERSHKNGAQDDRNATLRAEVDALARRDNGSSKAEEAKVKALEKNAGTKPLKGQGVTVTLTDAPPNATAKIPGVPQPQPNDLVIHQQDLQAVVNALWHGGAKGIKVMDQRLISTSAVRCVGNTLILQGRVYSPPYKVTAVGNREALTNALTASPAIQNYLQYVNAYGLGWKVDQHEAVTLPGYSGTVDLHYAQPVKP
- a CDS encoding MFS transporter, translated to MTAQHEDAGTDAATDEAARSASTVAPAPRRRGLSVFWRYWTASTVSQAGDAVTTVALPLLAVGALQASAFEVSLLPAAQYAAWIAIGLPAGVIVQRLPLRGTQVVMDLLRAAAIVSVPVAYALGVLHLAQLVVVALVIGLATVVFDVGNSTFLPTIVSKDELTARNSLSSASTSATQLGGPSLGGVLVQFCGAALSLVVDAVSYLVSALLLWSLPRAAPPEAPAERESTVALIKEGWRFVAHHTVIRPCAAAATLTNFILGGLMALTPVFLMRTLHAPASLVGLLIAAEGLGSLIGATLTTRLANRLGSARTLVCGTFAGAACALLMPLAQTGWGLLLFALGSMGFGAAAVIMSILTRTHRQTVTPIELLPRVMATVRFISWGAIPVGALVAGAAATALGNRGAVWVMCALAFLAPLALWSSPIRRMRDLT
- a CDS encoding LysE family translocator; translation: MTNFIGYIAVAGLIVVSPGADTLVVIRNALHGGARAAVQTAAGVCTGLVAWAVASVAGLSAVLAASPALFTAIKIAGAAYLVFLGIRALLAARRPLGDVDTPTQLNWRQGAVTSLGNPKVGVFYTSFLPQFIPAGNGSLPVSLTLAGIHVALSFLCLCGYALLVLRLGNIFKRDGWRRVLETVGGGALCAIGTWLVVSAVA